A stretch of the Aegilops tauschii subsp. strangulata cultivar AL8/78 chromosome 4, Aet v6.0, whole genome shotgun sequence genome encodes the following:
- the LOC109779269 gene encoding very-long-chain 3-oxoacyl-CoA reductase 1, whose product MAYLQQAPAWFLWLASLGALYVAAFLPRLLVYLTHCLRRPEDLRLRYGTWAVVTGPTSGIGRSVALELARRGLNLVLVDLDAANLHEVSGTIMSRHAVQTMAVVFDLSLVSTPKGDEALRRLRDAVKKLDVGILVNNAGIAKPGAVFLHEADVEAWVRMIRVNLWAVTEVTAAVLPGMLRRGRGAIVNMGSASSEGINSFPLHTMYSATKRYVAQFSRSLYVEYKSKGIDVQCQAPFFVGTTMASGFAAAWRSSALVPTADTYARAAVGWIGKGGPLCVPNLRHRLLGWYLAAVPGGVQDWFCLRENLRHRKMLRRATSPRASACRPHGHGMPSE is encoded by the exons ATGGCTTACCTCCAGCAAGCGCCGGCATGGTTCCTCTGGCTGGCCTCCCTCGGCGCCCTGTACGTCGCGGCATTCTTGCCCCGCCTCCTCGTCTACCTCACGCACTGCCTGCGCCGTCCCGAGGACCTCCGCCTGCGGTACGGCACGTGGGCCGTCGTCACCGGCCCGACGTCTGGCATCGGCCGGTCCGTCGCCCTGGAGCTCGCACGCCGGGGCCTCAACCTTGTTCTGGTTGACCTCGACGCCGCCAATCTCCACGAAGTCTCCGGCACGATCATGTCTCGACACGCCGTGCAGACCATGGCCGTGGTATTCGACCTCTCGCTCGTCTCGACTCCTAAAG gtgACGAGGCGTTACGGCGGCTCCGGGATGCCGTGAAGAAGCTGGATGTGGGGATTCTGGTGAACAACGCCGGGATAGCGAAGCCGGGTGCGGTGTTCCTGCATGAGGCCGACGTGGAGGCGTGGGTGAGGATGATTCGCGTGAACCTGTGGGCGGTGACGGAGGTGACGGCCGCGGTGCTGCCCGGGATGCTGCGGCGGGGCAGGGGCGCCATCGTCAACATGGGATCGGCGTCATCCGAGGGCATCAACTCCTTCCCCCTCCACACCATGTATTCCGCCACCAAACG GTACGTCGCTCAGTTCTCCAGGAGCCTTTACGTTGAGTACAAAAGCAAGGGGATAGATGTCCAATGCCAG GCGCCGTTCTTCGTGGGGACTACGATGGCTTCCGGCTTCGCCGCGGCCTGGCGGTCGTCGGCGTTGGTGCCCACAGCCGACACGTATGCGCGCGCGGCTGTGGGCTGGATCGGGAAGGGCGGCCCGCTCTGCGTGCCCAACCTCAGGCACCGGCTCCTGGGGTGGTATTTGGCCGCCGTGCCAGGCGGCGTGCAAGACTGGTTCTGCCTGCGCGAGAACCTGCGGCACAGAAAGATGCTCCGGAGAGCGACATCGCCGAGGGCGTCAGCGTGCAGGCCGCATGGACATGGGATGCCATCTGAGTAG